From the Panulirus ornatus isolate Po-2019 chromosome 46, ASM3632096v1, whole genome shotgun sequence genome, one window contains:
- the P5CS gene encoding delta-1-pyrroline-5-carboxylate synthase isoform X2: protein MIFNAFRRRSDFFKRLHMDSRSISRTGSVRAAFQHRQQLQHAQRIVVKLGSAVITRQDGCGLALGRLASIVEQCAELQNEGHELLMVTSGAVAFGAQKMAQELLMSLSMRQTLSGKDSLRGEEVRNTLAPRASAAVGQSGLMSLYEAMYAQYGVKVAQILITKPDFYNNETRQNLNSTINELIALNILPIINTNDAVTPPPELDEEVSRKLDIRDNDSLAARLAVEVDTDLLILMTDVDGIYNKPPGIEGARLIDNFVPDMISSVEFGQKSSVGTGGMDSKVKAASWALERGTSVVICNGLTQGAIKGIIQGRKIGTFFTTNNDSGLEVEVLAKNARKGSRLLQSMGPGERAAAILTLAELLETRQPELFEANQRDLEEAGKVGLSSALVSRLRLTPQKLNNLADGLRQIAKDSKDILGRTLSRTLIAEGMELRQVTVPIGVLLVIFESRPDCLPQVAALAIATGNGLLLKGGKEAQYSNQALMSLVREALGTVGAAGAISLVTKRDEISDLLHLEDDIDLVIPRGSSDLVRTIQEQSRSIPVLGHAEGICHVYVDKDADVEKTVKIVRDAKCDYPSACNAMETLLIHEEILQKSNVFNNVCQALQREGVKINAGPSLAGKLTFGPPLAKTFKAEFSDLECIVEVVRDMDEAIDHIHRYGSSHTDVIVTENQDTADRFLGSVDSACVFHNVSSRFADGFRFGLGAEVGISTARIHARGPVGMEGLLTTKWILKGDFGTASEFTEGKREFLHKKLPVDDGLLEHVRLLTEDEKFEHETELIEDESVGQ from the exons ATGATTTTCAACGCCTTCAGACGCCGCTCT GACTTCTTCAAGAGACTGCACATGGACTCTCGCTCCATCTCGCGCACTGGGAGCGTCAGGGCAGCCTTCCAGCACCGCCAGCAGTTGCAGCACGCCCAGCGCATCGTGGTCAAGCTAGGCTCCGCCGTCATCACCCGTCAGGATGGATGCGGGTTGGCCTTAGGGCGCCTCGCTTCCATCGTCGAGCAG TGTGCTGAGCTCCAGAATGAGGGCCACGAGTTGCTGATGGTGACCTCAGGGGCAGTGGCTTTCGGGGCTCAGAAGATGGCCCAGGAGCTGCTCATGTCCCTGAGCATGCGGCAGACGCTCTCCGGCAAGGACAGCCTGCGTGGG GAAGAGGTGAGGAACACTTTAGCACCGCGGGCGTCGGCTGCCGTGGGTCAGTCCGGACTCATGTCGCTGTACGAGGCCATGTACGCCCAGTATGGGGTCAAAGTGGCCCAGATCCTCATCACCAAGCCTGACTTCTACAACAACGAGACTCGCCAGAACCTCAACTCTACCATTAACGAGCTGATCGCCCTCAACATTCtgcccatcatcaacaccaacgaCGCCGTCACGCCCCCGCCTGAGTTAGACGAGGAGGTCAGCAGGAAGCTGGACATACGCGACAACGATTCCCTCGCCGCTCGTTTAGCCGTTGAGGTGGACACCGACCTCCTGATCCTCATGACGGACGTGGATGGCATCTACAACAAGCCGCCCGGAATTGAGGGGGCTCGTCTGATCGACAACTTCGTGCCGGACATGATCTCCAGCGTGGAGTTCGGCCAGAAGTCATCTGTCGGTACCGGCGGCATGGATTCCAAGGTCAAGGCCGCCAGCTGGGCTCTGGAACGAGGGACGTCGGTCGTCATATGCAACGGGCTGACGCAGGGCGCAATCAAGGGGATCATACAAGGTCGTAAGATCGGGACCTTCTTCACCACCAACAATGACAGTGGCCTGGAGGTAGAGGTGCTGGCTAAAAATGCCCGAAAGGGGAGTCGTCTCCTTCAAAGTATGGGTCCAGGAGAACGCGCCGCGGCCATCCTGACGCTTGCCGAACTCCTGGAGACGCGCCAACCCGAACTATTCGAGGCCAACCAGAGGGACCTCGAAGAGGCTGGTAAAGTTGGCCTCTCGTCTGCCCTCGTCTCCCGTCTGCGGCTCACGCCCCAAAAGCTCAACAACCTAGCTGACGGACTGCGTCAGATCGCGAAAGATTCAAAAGACATCTTAGGACGCACTCTATCCAGGACCTTAATTGCCGAGGGAATGGAACTCCGACAGGTAACCGTCCCGATTGGAGTTCTTTTAGTTATATTCGAGTCTCGTCCTGATTGTCTGCCACAGGTAGCTGCTCTGGCCATCGCGACAGGCAACGGGTTGTTGCTAAAGGGCGGCAAAGAGGCTCAGTACAGCAACCAAGCGTTGATGAGTCTGGTGAGGGAGGCCCTGGGTACTGTAGGTGCTGCCGGCGCGATCTCCTTAGTCACAAAACGCGACGAAATCTCGGACTTGTTGCATCTGGAGGATGACATCGACTTAGTGATTCCGCGAGGCTCGTCTGACTTGGTGCGCACCATCCAAGAGCAGTCCAGGTCCATCCCCGTTCTGGGTCATGCTGAGGGCATCTGCCACGTCTATGTGGATAAGGACGCAGACGTCGAGAAAACTGTCAAGATTG TTCGGGATGCCAAGTGTGATTACCCGTCTGCCTGCAACGCAATGGAGACGCTGTTGATCCACGAGGAGATCCTGCAGAAGAGCAACGTGTTCAACAACGTGTGCCAGGCACtccagagggagggagtcaaGATCAACGCCGGGCCCAGCCTCGCCGGCAAGCTCACCTTCGGCCCACCGCTCGCCAAGACATTCAA GGCGGAGTTCAGCGATCTGGAGTGTATCGTCGAGGTGGTGCGGGACATGGACGAGGCGATTGACCACATCCACCGCTACGGCTCCTCCCACACCGACGTCATCGTCACAGAAAACCAGGACACGGCTGACCGCTTCCTTGGTTCCGTCGACTCTGCTTGCGTCTTCCACAACGTGTCCTCGAGGTTCGCTGATGGTTTCCGGTTTGGTCTCGGGGCTGAAGTTGGGATCAGCACCGCCCGCATCCACGCCCGTGGACCCGTTGGAATGGAGGGCCTCCTCACCACCAAGTGGATCCTCAAAGGCGACTTCGGAACCGCTTCGGAGTTCACCGAAGGAAAACGGGAATTCCTCCACAAGAAGCTTCCGGTTGATGATGGCTTATTAGAACACGTAAGATTGTTGACTGAGGATGAGAAGTTCGAACATGagacggaactgattgaagatgaAAGTGTTGGTCAGTGA
- the P5CS gene encoding delta-1-pyrroline-5-carboxylate synthase isoform X1: protein MVPIRRVLGPCARLPLKTRKVDNIARDSLRAEKPAISEGSTNAHPQWYMKNGAKGASLRVSLHGANRARSFGLTGCPKLATVTSSQVNRIRHYNTHTYNDFFKRLHMDSRSISRTGSVRAAFQHRQQLQHAQRIVVKLGSAVITRQDGCGLALGRLASIVEQCAELQNEGHELLMVTSGAVAFGAQKMAQELLMSLSMRQTLSGKDSLRGEEVRNTLAPRASAAVGQSGLMSLYEAMYAQYGVKVAQILITKPDFYNNETRQNLNSTINELIALNILPIINTNDAVTPPPELDEEVSRKLDIRDNDSLAARLAVEVDTDLLILMTDVDGIYNKPPGIEGARLIDNFVPDMISSVEFGQKSSVGTGGMDSKVKAASWALERGTSVVICNGLTQGAIKGIIQGRKIGTFFTTNNDSGLEVEVLAKNARKGSRLLQSMGPGERAAAILTLAELLETRQPELFEANQRDLEEAGKVGLSSALVSRLRLTPQKLNNLADGLRQIAKDSKDILGRTLSRTLIAEGMELRQVTVPIGVLLVIFESRPDCLPQVAALAIATGNGLLLKGGKEAQYSNQALMSLVREALGTVGAAGAISLVTKRDEISDLLHLEDDIDLVIPRGSSDLVRTIQEQSRSIPVLGHAEGICHVYVDKDADVEKTVKIVRDAKCDYPSACNAMETLLIHEEILQKSNVFNNVCQALQREGVKINAGPSLAGKLTFGPPLAKTFKAEFSDLECIVEVVRDMDEAIDHIHRYGSSHTDVIVTENQDTADRFLGSVDSACVFHNVSSRFADGFRFGLGAEVGISTARIHARGPVGMEGLLTTKWILKGDFGTASEFTEGKREFLHKKLPVDDGLLEHVRLLTEDEKFEHETELIEDESVGQ, encoded by the exons ATGGTGCCGATCCGTAGAGTGCTGGGTCCCTGTGCCCGGCTTCCCCTGAAGACCAGGAAAGTTGACAACATCGCCCGCGACTCCCTCCGCGCTGAAAAGCCCGCCATCTCCGAGGGAAGTACGAACGCCCATCCCCAGTGGTACATGAAGAACGGTGCCAAAGGCGCTTCCCTCCGAGTCTCGCTCCACGGAGCGAATCGTGCTCGTTCCTTTGGCTTAACCGGCTGTCCGAAGCTGGCTACCGTAACCTCCTCGCAAGTCAACCGTATTCGACATTACAATACGCATACCTACAAT GACTTCTTCAAGAGACTGCACATGGACTCTCGCTCCATCTCGCGCACTGGGAGCGTCAGGGCAGCCTTCCAGCACCGCCAGCAGTTGCAGCACGCCCAGCGCATCGTGGTCAAGCTAGGCTCCGCCGTCATCACCCGTCAGGATGGATGCGGGTTGGCCTTAGGGCGCCTCGCTTCCATCGTCGAGCAG TGTGCTGAGCTCCAGAATGAGGGCCACGAGTTGCTGATGGTGACCTCAGGGGCAGTGGCTTTCGGGGCTCAGAAGATGGCCCAGGAGCTGCTCATGTCCCTGAGCATGCGGCAGACGCTCTCCGGCAAGGACAGCCTGCGTGGG GAAGAGGTGAGGAACACTTTAGCACCGCGGGCGTCGGCTGCCGTGGGTCAGTCCGGACTCATGTCGCTGTACGAGGCCATGTACGCCCAGTATGGGGTCAAAGTGGCCCAGATCCTCATCACCAAGCCTGACTTCTACAACAACGAGACTCGCCAGAACCTCAACTCTACCATTAACGAGCTGATCGCCCTCAACATTCtgcccatcatcaacaccaacgaCGCCGTCACGCCCCCGCCTGAGTTAGACGAGGAGGTCAGCAGGAAGCTGGACATACGCGACAACGATTCCCTCGCCGCTCGTTTAGCCGTTGAGGTGGACACCGACCTCCTGATCCTCATGACGGACGTGGATGGCATCTACAACAAGCCGCCCGGAATTGAGGGGGCTCGTCTGATCGACAACTTCGTGCCGGACATGATCTCCAGCGTGGAGTTCGGCCAGAAGTCATCTGTCGGTACCGGCGGCATGGATTCCAAGGTCAAGGCCGCCAGCTGGGCTCTGGAACGAGGGACGTCGGTCGTCATATGCAACGGGCTGACGCAGGGCGCAATCAAGGGGATCATACAAGGTCGTAAGATCGGGACCTTCTTCACCACCAACAATGACAGTGGCCTGGAGGTAGAGGTGCTGGCTAAAAATGCCCGAAAGGGGAGTCGTCTCCTTCAAAGTATGGGTCCAGGAGAACGCGCCGCGGCCATCCTGACGCTTGCCGAACTCCTGGAGACGCGCCAACCCGAACTATTCGAGGCCAACCAGAGGGACCTCGAAGAGGCTGGTAAAGTTGGCCTCTCGTCTGCCCTCGTCTCCCGTCTGCGGCTCACGCCCCAAAAGCTCAACAACCTAGCTGACGGACTGCGTCAGATCGCGAAAGATTCAAAAGACATCTTAGGACGCACTCTATCCAGGACCTTAATTGCCGAGGGAATGGAACTCCGACAGGTAACCGTCCCGATTGGAGTTCTTTTAGTTATATTCGAGTCTCGTCCTGATTGTCTGCCACAGGTAGCTGCTCTGGCCATCGCGACAGGCAACGGGTTGTTGCTAAAGGGCGGCAAAGAGGCTCAGTACAGCAACCAAGCGTTGATGAGTCTGGTGAGGGAGGCCCTGGGTACTGTAGGTGCTGCCGGCGCGATCTCCTTAGTCACAAAACGCGACGAAATCTCGGACTTGTTGCATCTGGAGGATGACATCGACTTAGTGATTCCGCGAGGCTCGTCTGACTTGGTGCGCACCATCCAAGAGCAGTCCAGGTCCATCCCCGTTCTGGGTCATGCTGAGGGCATCTGCCACGTCTATGTGGATAAGGACGCAGACGTCGAGAAAACTGTCAAGATTG TTCGGGATGCCAAGTGTGATTACCCGTCTGCCTGCAACGCAATGGAGACGCTGTTGATCCACGAGGAGATCCTGCAGAAGAGCAACGTGTTCAACAACGTGTGCCAGGCACtccagagggagggagtcaaGATCAACGCCGGGCCCAGCCTCGCCGGCAAGCTCACCTTCGGCCCACCGCTCGCCAAGACATTCAA GGCGGAGTTCAGCGATCTGGAGTGTATCGTCGAGGTGGTGCGGGACATGGACGAGGCGATTGACCACATCCACCGCTACGGCTCCTCCCACACCGACGTCATCGTCACAGAAAACCAGGACACGGCTGACCGCTTCCTTGGTTCCGTCGACTCTGCTTGCGTCTTCCACAACGTGTCCTCGAGGTTCGCTGATGGTTTCCGGTTTGGTCTCGGGGCTGAAGTTGGGATCAGCACCGCCCGCATCCACGCCCGTGGACCCGTTGGAATGGAGGGCCTCCTCACCACCAAGTGGATCCTCAAAGGCGACTTCGGAACCGCTTCGGAGTTCACCGAAGGAAAACGGGAATTCCTCCACAAGAAGCTTCCGGTTGATGATGGCTTATTAGAACACGTAAGATTGTTGACTGAGGATGAGAAGTTCGAACATGagacggaactgattgaagatgaAAGTGTTGGTCAGTGA